The stretch of DNA TTCCGGCCCTTGGGCTCCTCAGTGGCTGAGCCTGGCCCTGCAGCTGTGGCTGGGCTGGTGGGTGTTGCTGCAGGCTCAGGGGGAGGAGGTGGGTACTCTCGTTTCTTGGGGGGTCTTGGGGGAGTCGTATAAGTGATGACTGAGGCAGCTTGGGACCCTCCTGTGCTGGCTGGCCCACCCCCGGCTCCACCACCGCTACTGCTCCCATGGACAATGACAGAGGGAGCTGGGTGAGCAAAGGCGATGACAGAGGGGGGAGGGCCAGGCTCTGGGGCAGGTGGGGGCAGGAGTGGGGAGCTGGTTGGCATTGCTGCAGGGATCGGTGTGTGGAGGCTTGGAGAAGGAGGGGCCTCAGGGGCTCCCTGACTGTAGGTCTTGTATGGCCGCTTGGCTGCCCGCATGGGGAGCAGGCGGTACAGCTTGAGGGTATTAAGCTTGGGCTTGTAGCCTCCATTGGGTGTCTTCTCACTGGCTAGGAGGCCGGGGCTAATGCCATGGAAGGCTCGCTGGTGGGTCTTCAGGTTATAATAGGTGACAAAGGTTTCCCAGCAGAAGATGCACTGGTACCTGGGCCAGGACAGCAGGGAACAGGGCAGGAACAGAGCCACTTGAGTTAGAGGCCCTGAAGACAGGGCCTCATCTTGCCCTGTCACCTGCAGCCCTCAAGGTTCTAACTCCCCCAGCAGCCTGCTTATCCTCCCTTCTTCATGTTGCTTTCTGGACCCTGCTAGCCTCTGGAGCAGAACCAGACCAAGCTCAGCACCCTGCCTCTGGCTAGCTTCAACTCTCAGCCTCAGCTGTTCTGTTGTGAAATGGTGACAGTCATATATTTTAGCCTTCAAAATGCCTTCTGTGCTACAAACGACAGAATGAGCATGCTAAGGGAAAATCAGGTGCTGTTCTGCATGCTCTAAGTCCCAGTAGCCAGGCCTAAACTCCCACAGTCCTCTCCTGCAAGGGCAAACTTCCCTTTCCATCCTAGCTTTGCCCACAGCACAAGCCTGGATTGGCAGGCAAGATGCTGGCATCAGGTGAAGGAACTGGGGTTGGAAGGAGGCAGGTGGTGGCAGCGAGCCGGgaccaggacaaaaacagatccCAGTGTGGATAGATGGCTTTCTAGACCCTGCACTCTGCCCGTCCCTCCCTTGTCCACCTGAGGCCACTCACCTGCGCTCCCCGGTGTGCCACACCTCGTGCTTGGTGCGGTACTCAGCCAGGGCAAACACCTTCTCACAGTAGCGGCAGGGGTACTTCCTCCGCCACGAATGGACATTGCTGTGCCGTTTCAGGCTGGACAGGGTCACGTAGGAACGCTCGCAGGCCGCACACACATAGAGCACATGGCCGCCCACCACCTTCACCACATGCTCAGGGCCATCTCTGAAGCCCACTGGTGCTGGCAGGGTTGAGGCATCCACTCCTGCAGGCCCTCCAGGGCCAGGGGCCCCAGCTCCTAGGCCTGCAGACCCCTGAGGGTTGGACCCCCGACGACACTGGGCCTCGTGTGTCTGCAGCCGCTTGGGATGGATGAAGCTTTTTCCACATCGAGGGCAGAGAAAGGGCCTCCGGGACAAGGAGGGCTGTGAGTCAGGAGCCTGGGCCTCCGCTTTGTTACCCTCCCACTGGTCATCTGCTCTAGGTCCTGGCCCTAAACCATGCTCCTCAGGCTGTGAGGAGAccaggggaggagcaggaggtACCCAAGTATCGCCTCCTTCCCCAAGGCCCTGTAGGCGGGAGATACCCAGCCGCCGCCCCAGAGCTCCAATCTCGGCCACAGAtgccccatcccctcccccaccagggaGTGCAAGCCGGGCACTATAGATGAAGTTGAGGACATCGGAAAAGGCAGCTGCCGGAACACCGGGCAGCTCTAGGACCCGTGGAGGGGTTGAAGAGTGAGGAGaggctggagggggagaggaggaagaggaagaggcagctgcGGTGGTTGCGGGACTGGGAGCTGAGCCACCAGTGACCGGTGGGAGGGGCAGTGGAGCTGAAGCTAGTAGGGCATCTCGGAAGAAGGGACTAGAGGCAGCCAGGACGCTGCGGTGAGCAGGGAACTTGGTGTCTCCAGCTATGAGGGTGACATCACAGAAGAGGCCACGGAGCCGCTGCTCATTGAGCTGATGCAGGACAGCAGGGGCATGGGACGGATCCGTCACCTCTGCAGGGGGTGGCATGGTGCCAGCCTGGACATGGGGAAGAGAGGCCAGGGAGAGTCTCAGAGGCTGACTGAGCTGAGGTCAGGAGCCTCGGAGGCTAGGGAGAAGAATGGAGGACAGTTAGAGGCTGGCCAGAATCTGCTGGAAGGCGGAATACCTCAGGTCACAGAAGTCATGGTTAACACTAAGCCACCCAGAATCAAACCAATGTCCAAGACCACTATGTCTAACATCTGGGTCAGAAGAGGCCAGGGATACCTCAGGTGGCAGTGACAGTCAGGTGGTCATGACCTCCAGACTCACAGTAAACAGTAGAAGGGGGAGGCTTGCCACACCCAACCATTTTCAGTACTGGACAAAATGGCTGCCCTGTTGGCCTCCTACTTGAGGTCTACTTTCCCTAGCTGCAGTCCTCCCCAGTACCCTCTCACCTGAGAACATAGCCAGCATGGAGCAGAGCAGCGGCTCAGCAAGTTCCTTCAGCCTGGCCTTTTCCTTctgcagagaaacaaaactgTGTCAGAAATCAAGAACAGGATAGGGTTCTCACAAGGAGACTATCCAGGATGTGGGCATCAGTACTTCAAAGTCACAGGCACAGAGGCTGCTCTGAAGACCCTGATCCCTCCCAGGAGCCTGTCAGGCTGTCTGGACAAATCCAATCAGACCAAGGAGGTCACAGATTACCGCTGAGCCTTGCTCTACTGGCCCCAGAAAGACAATTTGCATTATCCCCAGTGCACCTCCACAGGGCACAGTTGGACCCCACAGGCTCTGGACCGCCTCACAGAGGACTCTCTAATCCCTTTGGCCCAATCTCGAGCCTCAAAGAAACCAAagatttgcattttttaaaaatcacagtggGCTTATTTACACATCAAAATAGAGCCCATTCCCCTATTAGTCCATTGGCTAGCCTGATGAGATTTTCCCATCAGGAGTGTGCCTCCTCTGTACGCTGCAGACCCAGAATCTTAGTGGGGGCTCTCTAGCCCAAGTACCAGGTGACCCCTGCTCGCTCTAGTCCCTAGTAGCCCCCGGAAAGGTAGCCACAGGAAGGGTGAGGGGCTTTAGGTCCTGCTCCTTACTCTGAGACCTTTGGCTTGTGGATCTTTAAAGCTGGGGGTCCCTACTTCACCTCTTGCTGAGAGGGTCATCATGAGGTATGACAATCACAAGTGAGCGTTTCACAGCCGGGGCACTGCAAGTCTTAGGTCCCCATTTTTCgttgaggatctgagttccaaAGTCAGGCACATTTCTATCCAAAGTCGCATGTCTGGTAACAACAGCAGAGACTGCCTGGGTCCTCCTCATCCACCCTCGATACAGCCAGGAAGTTCTGGCTCCTCTCACATGTCACGGGTCACACATATCCTCATTAGTGTCCCACATCAAAAGCTCTTCAtctaccggacagaaatctcaaggtccaaatcaggagcagaaggagggggagcacgagcaaggaactcaggaccgcgaggggtacacccacattccgagacaatggggatgttctttcgggaattcaccaaggccagctggcctgagtctgaaaaagcatgggataaaaccggacttgctgaacatagcggacaatgaggactactgagaactcaagaacaagggcaatgggtttttgatcctactgcacgtgctggctttgggggggcctgggcggtttggatgctcaacttactaaacctggatggaggtgggcggtccttggacttcccacaggtcagggaaccctgatggctcttcaagctgatgagggagagggacttaatctggggagggggagggaaatgggaggcggtggcggggaggaggcagaaatcctcaataaataaataaaaaaaaaaagctcttcaTCTAATTCTCATCACCCCCAAAATGTTCCCTTCTCATTGATTGCCCATAGTATCGAGGCTGATAGCTGTTCCAGGCAAGAAGGAAGGTGGTAAACCGGACAATAGTCCAACGCTGTAACCACGGCGCCAGGCGCAGAACAAGCGTTTGTTGCGGCACTGTGGCTATGGCGAGAGCTCTGGGGAGGGAGCCCACCTCATCCGCTGTCTGCACTGCATGTGTCTACTCCCTCTGTGATGGCCTCAGCACTGTGTTTGCACTATCTCATCACGTGAGGTGGCTTCCCCACTTTAAGATGGTAGGGGTTCAGGCATGCTAGGAAGCTGGCTcaaggctggccagc from Microtus ochrogaster isolate Prairie Vole_2 chromosome 7, MicOch1.0, whole genome shotgun sequence encodes:
- the Zbtb4 gene encoding zinc finger and BTB domain-containing protein 4; the encoded protein is MPPPAEVTDPSHAPAVLHQLNEQRLRGLFCDVTLIAGDTKFPAHRSVLAASSPFFRDALLASAPLPLPPVTGGSAPSPATTAAASSSSSSPPPASPHSSTPPRVLELPGVPAAAFSDVLNFIYSARLALPGGGGDGASVAEIGALGRRLGISRLQGLGEGGDTWVPPAPPLVSSQPEEHGLGPGPRADDQWEGNKAEAQAPDSQPSLSRRPFLCPRCGKSFIHPKRLQTHEAQCRRGSNPQGSAGLGAGAPGPGGPAGVDASTLPAPVGFRDGPEHVVKVVGGHVLYVCAACERSYVTLSSLKRHSNVHSWRRKYPCRYCEKVFALAEYRTKHEVWHTGERRYQCIFCWETFVTYYNLKTHQRAFHGISPGLLASEKTPNGGYKPKLNTLKLYRLLPMRAAKRPYKTYSQGAPEAPPSPSLHTPIPAAMPTSSPLLPPPAPEPGPPPSVIAFAHPAPSVIVHGSSSGGGAGGGPASTGGSQAASVITYTTPPRPPKKREYPPPPPEPAATPTSPATAAGPGSATEEPKGRNLRAGRTLTYTAKPVGGVSGSGGSPTGTGRGSSQLQAPPPLCQITVRIGEEAIVKRRISETDLRPGELSGEDVEESEEEEDDEDEEEEDQEESKAGGEDQLWRPYYSYKPKRKAAATVGGLIGVSGLPRGGRRPPRWKQKLDRRAWEETPSVEAPGGRARGERRHRCGDCAQTFATLRKLRKHQEAHNGGSHGSRTGRRSSTRFTCPHCAKVCKTAAALNRHGQRHAVERPGGTPTPVIAYSKGSIGTRPTEIKEEAPQEMQVSSSSGEAGSAAAAAAAPETASLQDPVISGGEEPPVAGGGNYVYPPVQEFPLALIGGSREPCGGRGKPGNEGPVGASEGDRVEGLGTARVTFYPEPYPLVYGPQLLAAYPYNFSNLAALPVALNMVLPDEKGGGALPFLPGVFGYTVNPQAAPLTPPTPPPPTLPLPVPPKGIGEPAGVERTQKGDVG